One segment of Pleomorphomonas sp. PLEO DNA contains the following:
- a CDS encoding DNA cytosine methyltransferase → MRELIIDSFAGGGGASEGIKIALGRDPDIAVNHDAAALAMHRVNHPGTHHLIQDVAVVDAVGLCDGQPIGMLWMSPDCTDHSKAKGSAPLRDADRTTRGIGWAIVGWVKALPMWQRPRVVFLENVEEYEQWGPLLPNGKRDPARKGETFKQFVAAWRALGYKNIEWRQRRAWKSGAGTIRNRLYMIMRRDGEPIVWPEPSHGNPNDPIDAARIAAGELREWVTVAEGLDFSLPCPSIFETSVEIKAKYGIRAKRPLAVNTMARIAKGVKRRVLGVPRPFMVKVSHSTTRRDDARDRPIDAPLSAMTGVRDDAIVTPFITKFRSNSVGHSMEEPLHTITAHSSEHHGGGAAPLGMVAPLIAYAQHGGNDRPANAPGQTITASPKDQHQLIMAHIARRFGNSVSNDAGAPSGTLLAGGDGKSQLVATYIAQQNDGPRQGTCSRPTREPLSTITTTGSQQTLVAASMMTLRGSSRRDSGADEPARTGSAKGNHDALIGMPLMTVYYGTDDDGASVDEPGRTETAKPRFGLAEVLAAAPPFSPEHYTRARQVAEFLRSHGCWDGGEFVTLLVEGVTCVLVDIGLRMLTPRERFNAQGFRRDYIIDHGIDDLGHVIRFTLEQQGYMCGNSVCPPEAAALVAANFRPRDVQAPRKWQSEDMPLFLEAAE, encoded by the coding sequence ATGCGTGAACTCATCATCGACAGCTTCGCCGGTGGTGGCGGCGCCTCGGAAGGCATCAAGATCGCGCTTGGCCGGGATCCGGACATCGCCGTCAACCACGACGCGGCGGCGCTCGCCATGCATCGCGTCAATCACCCCGGCACTCACCATCTTATTCAGGATGTGGCGGTGGTTGACGCCGTCGGTCTCTGCGATGGCCAGCCAATCGGCATGCTTTGGATGTCGCCGGACTGCACCGACCATTCCAAGGCCAAGGGCTCGGCGCCGCTGCGGGACGCCGACCGGACAACGCGCGGCATCGGATGGGCCATTGTCGGCTGGGTGAAAGCACTGCCGATGTGGCAGCGTCCGCGCGTCGTATTCCTGGAAAACGTCGAGGAATACGAGCAGTGGGGGCCGCTGCTGCCCAACGGCAAGCGCGACCCGGCGCGCAAGGGTGAAACCTTCAAGCAGTTCGTCGCCGCGTGGCGGGCGCTGGGATATAAAAACATCGAATGGCGTCAGCGGCGGGCATGGAAATCCGGCGCCGGCACGATCCGCAACCGTCTGTACATGATCATGCGCCGCGACGGCGAACCGATCGTCTGGCCGGAGCCCTCGCACGGCAACCCAAACGACCCGATCGACGCGGCGCGGATCGCGGCCGGCGAGTTGCGTGAATGGGTGACCGTCGCGGAAGGCCTAGACTTCAGCCTACCTTGCCCGTCGATCTTCGAGACGTCGGTAGAGATCAAGGCGAAGTACGGCATTCGCGCCAAGCGGCCGCTCGCCGTCAACACCATGGCGCGCATTGCCAAGGGCGTGAAACGACGGGTGCTTGGCGTGCCCCGGCCGTTCATGGTGAAGGTCAGCCACAGCACCACGCGACGCGACGACGCCCGCGATCGGCCGATAGACGCACCCCTGTCGGCAATGACCGGCGTGCGAGACGATGCGATTGTCACGCCCTTCATCACCAAGTTCCGCAGCAACTCCGTCGGTCATTCGATGGAGGAACCGCTGCACACTATCACGGCGCATTCAAGCGAGCACCACGGCGGCGGCGCTGCTCCGCTCGGCATGGTGGCGCCGCTGATCGCCTATGCGCAGCACGGCGGTAATGACCGGCCAGCCAATGCGCCGGGCCAAACCATCACGGCCAGCCCAAAGGACCAGCACCAACTGATCATGGCGCACATTGCGCGCCGGTTCGGTAACTCGGTGTCCAACGACGCTGGCGCGCCAAGCGGGACGCTGTTGGCCGGCGGCGATGGGAAGTCGCAGCTCGTTGCCACCTATATCGCGCAACAGAACGATGGGCCTCGCCAGGGCACCTGTTCGCGCCCCACCAGAGAGCCCCTGTCGACGATCACCACCACCGGTTCGCAGCAGACCTTGGTTGCTGCGTCGATGATGACGCTACGTGGCTCCTCTCGCCGGGATAGCGGCGCTGATGAGCCCGCGCGCACTGGGTCGGCCAAAGGCAATCACGACGCCCTGATCGGCATGCCGCTGATGACGGTCTACTACGGCACTGACGATGACGGGGCCTCCGTTGATGAGCCAGGCCGCACGGAGACGGCCAAGCCCCGCTTCGGTCTTGCCGAGGTTCTGGCCGCCGCGCCGCCGTTCTCTCCCGAGCACTACACCCGGGCGCGTCAGGTCGCCGAGTTTCTGCGCTCACATGGCTGCTGGGATGGCGGCGAGTTCGTCACTCTCTTGGTGGAGGGCGTGACCTGCGTGCTGGTCGATATCGGCCTGCGCATGTTAACCCCGCGCGAGCGCTTCAACGCTCAAGGTTTCCGGCGCGACTACATCATCGACCATGGCATCGACGATCTAGGCCACGTCATACGGTTTACCTTGGAGCAGCAGGGCTATATGTGCGGCAACAGCGTCTGCCCGCCGGAGGCTGCTGCGTTGGTCGCTGCGAATTTCCGACCGCGCGACGTCCAGGCTCCCCGCAAGTGGCAATCAGAAGATATGCCGCTCTTCCTGGAGGCCGCAGAATGA
- a CDS encoding replicative DNA helicase → MNAPHNPLAPSATVEKAVLGALLLSDSAYWSVESVLKPEHFSFAIHSKIFSAIKKLCDEGKKVSLQKLVALIGEEYDDGKSVIMLLGALLNDAERSEGGGVWQTFVEDIIEGWRKRQIKEQVEWATKRVVEAGVNSDDLITDLKGRLEAIEANSQAQRVQWIGEIAAKAARSGKAARDGGVVPGFDTGLSSLDEVIGRIHQGDFGAIIAPQGDGKTILAAQLAKRAALYGPVAFDQLDMGSDDMVRRELAQQSDMSAEELEEGAFDFFAAERLDAAVKAMANLPIIIDDRTNQSIDQIISRARSLKRSHGIHAMFIDHMRKVQVRGKMHDRFEKYPIITGGLKDAGKDIGVTFVLLSQVLQQAQRRDSPVLQLTDAEGGGSLQQDADWVIGMWRWDRWLKTREPTNGSEADWSKWREKYNRHKGRVEMCGLKRRRGQDGIIREFEFNGRLSVIREIEK, encoded by the coding sequence ATGAACGCGCCACATAACCCCCTTGCCCCATCCGCTACCGTAGAAAAGGCCGTCCTGGGCGCCTTGCTCCTCTCCGATAGCGCCTATTGGAGCGTGGAAAGCGTGCTCAAGCCGGAGCACTTCTCCTTCGCCATCCACTCCAAGATCTTCTCCGCCATCAAGAAGCTTTGCGACGAAGGCAAGAAGGTTTCTTTGCAGAAGCTCGTGGCGCTGATCGGCGAGGAGTATGACGACGGCAAGAGCGTCATCATGCTGCTCGGCGCGCTCCTGAACGATGCGGAACGCAGCGAAGGCGGCGGGGTATGGCAGACCTTCGTTGAAGACATAATCGAGGGCTGGCGTAAGCGGCAGATCAAGGAGCAAGTCGAGTGGGCGACGAAGAGAGTCGTCGAGGCCGGCGTCAACTCCGACGATCTCATTACCGACCTGAAGGGGCGTCTTGAGGCGATCGAGGCCAATAGCCAAGCGCAACGTGTTCAATGGATAGGAGAGATCGCCGCCAAAGCAGCCCGATCTGGTAAAGCCGCACGCGATGGTGGAGTTGTTCCTGGATTTGATACAGGGCTCTCCAGTCTGGATGAGGTGATCGGGCGAATACACCAAGGAGATTTTGGGGCAATTATCGCCCCCCAAGGCGACGGGAAGACAATACTTGCCGCCCAATTGGCGAAGCGCGCGGCGCTCTATGGCCCCGTGGCTTTCGATCAGCTTGATATGGGCAGCGACGATATGGTCCGCCGAGAGCTGGCTCAACAAAGTGACATGTCAGCGGAAGAGCTTGAGGAGGGTGCCTTCGACTTCTTCGCTGCCGAACGGCTAGACGCTGCCGTAAAGGCGATGGCCAATCTTCCAATAATCATTGATGATCGTACCAACCAATCAATTGACCAGATTATCTCTCGCGCAAGATCGCTCAAACGTTCGCATGGTATCCATGCAATGTTCATCGACCATATGCGAAAAGTTCAAGTGCGTGGAAAGATGCATGATCGGTTTGAAAAATACCCGATCATTACAGGCGGGTTGAAGGATGCTGGAAAAGATATAGGCGTGACTTTCGTTCTGCTTTCACAGGTTCTCCAGCAAGCTCAGCGTCGTGATAGCCCTGTTCTCCAGCTAACAGATGCAGAGGGCGGCGGTTCACTTCAACAGGATGCCGATTGGGTAATCGGCATGTGGCGCTGGGACCGCTGGTTGAAGACCCGAGAGCCAACCAACGGATCTGAAGCCGATTGGTCCAAGTGGAGGGAAAAATACAACAGGCATAAAGGCCGGGTGGAAATGTGCGGATTGAAACGCCGGCGCGGGCAAGATGGCATTATCCGCGAGTTCGAATTCAACGGCCGTCTGAGCGTCATCAGAGAAATCGAGAAGTGA
- a CDS encoding DpnD/PcfM family protein has protein sequence MAKFTITLTETVTYTVEVEAVSRDEAGADACEMWAQSENPTEDFNGIGNGLIVKSVMQR, from the coding sequence ATGGCAAAATTCACCATCACCCTGACAGAAACCGTAACTTATACGGTCGAGGTCGAAGCCGTCAGCCGTGATGAAGCCGGCGCGGATGCCTGCGAAATGTGGGCTCAGTCAGAAAACCCAACTGAAGATTTCAACGGGATAGGGAACGGTCTCATCGTGAAATCAGTGATGCAGAGGTAA
- a CDS encoding terminase large subunit — translation MRHLRRDDFRFPPIYLDVDGDVEEFTDFPAIAKAYAESVVEGREPACRYVKLACKRYLRMLRRAADPNAPFTFSPAHAVDFLDFWEKCPVGDNWRGENYVEKEPFQVFIGCSIYGFRRKDRWQSRWVNWVYLEIPRKHDKSGTAAVIGLYDGLFTLSKEPNIIIGAASEDQAKYVFNAAARIISEETELAETHKIEVTQKIIRFGKNRGLMQKLATIPKNQDGWNPSTIILDELHSQNPGLYQVLKSAMGARSNQLMFQITTAGRQAWGLGWEERTNAIRVLQGENVDDRMFALIFTVDDEDLKDEKRLLTDEDIWIKANPMWGVSIDPDSVRSFAQKARFSPVDREEFFRTRLNIWSNAATGLVDPQAWAECADPTVTLETMVGRKCWIGVDLSHYRDMTAIVFLFEELGYQTPIFGRFYLPESSPTLQSPNLHALMMDWHDRGELIIQPTGKIDLDALRRDILVYCEVFDVQSIGYDHAAGGSELFKTLYEDDGIEYVFDFPNRPTTMTVPTEDLMASIASRQLVHDGSECLRWHMLNAVGDIRANGTILPKKDGPNSERKIDGFVAAVMANAMRMGAEGIKARKKSKEVVDPYLKRGLLGAETVSNGSL, via the coding sequence TTGCGTCATCTCAGGAGGGATGATTTCCGGTTCCCGCCGATCTATCTCGATGTGGATGGCGATGTCGAGGAGTTCACTGACTTCCCGGCCATAGCCAAGGCCTATGCAGAATCGGTCGTTGAGGGCCGCGAGCCGGCATGCCGCTACGTCAAGCTGGCGTGCAAGCGCTATCTGCGGATGCTCCGCAGGGCGGCCGATCCGAATGCGCCGTTCACCTTCTCGCCGGCGCATGCGGTCGACTTCCTGGACTTCTGGGAGAAGTGCCCGGTCGGCGACAACTGGCGGGGCGAAAACTACGTCGAGAAGGAGCCGTTTCAGGTCTTCATCGGCTGTTCGATTTATGGGTTCCGCCGCAAAGACCGCTGGCAATCTCGCTGGGTAAATTGGGTCTACCTGGAAATCCCTCGAAAGCACGATAAATCGGGGACTGCGGCGGTTATCGGGCTCTACGACGGCCTGTTCACGCTGTCGAAAGAGCCGAACATCATCATCGGCGCCGCGAGCGAGGACCAGGCCAAGTACGTCTTCAACGCCGCGGCGCGCATCATCTCGGAAGAGACCGAACTCGCCGAGACGCACAAGATCGAGGTGACGCAGAAGATCATCCGGTTCGGCAAGAACCGGGGATTGATGCAGAAGCTCGCGACGATCCCCAAGAACCAGGATGGTTGGAACCCATCCACGATCATCCTTGACGAGCTGCACTCGCAAAACCCGGGCCTCTACCAGGTGCTCAAGTCCGCAATGGGCGCCCGGTCGAACCAGCTCATGTTCCAGATCACCACCGCAGGCCGGCAGGCCTGGGGGCTTGGCTGGGAGGAGCGAACCAATGCAATTCGGGTTCTGCAGGGCGAAAACGTTGATGATCGCATGTTCGCTCTCATCTTCACCGTCGATGACGAGGATCTGAAGGACGAGAAGCGGCTTCTCACCGATGAGGATATCTGGATCAAGGCGAACCCGATGTGGGGCGTCTCGATCGATCCGGACTCGGTCAGGAGTTTCGCGCAGAAGGCCCGGTTCTCGCCGGTCGACAGGGAAGAGTTCTTCCGGACGCGCCTCAATATCTGGAGCAACGCGGCAACCGGGCTGGTCGACCCGCAAGCATGGGCCGAATGCGCCGACCCGACCGTGACTTTGGAGACGATGGTCGGGCGGAAGTGTTGGATCGGCGTCGACCTTAGCCATTACCGGGACATGACGGCGATTGTCTTCCTGTTCGAGGAATTGGGCTATCAGACCCCGATATTCGGGCGGTTCTACCTGCCGGAGTCATCGCCTACGCTGCAGAGCCCCAATCTGCATGCGCTGATGATGGATTGGCACGATCGCGGCGAGCTGATCATCCAGCCGACAGGCAAGATCGATCTCGATGCGTTGCGGAGGGACATCCTCGTCTACTGCGAGGTCTTCGACGTCCAATCGATCGGTTACGACCATGCCGCCGGCGGATCGGAGCTGTTCAAGACGCTCTATGAGGACGACGGCATCGAGTACGTGTTCGATTTCCCGAACCGGCCAACCACGATGACGGTCCCCACTGAGGACCTGATGGCATCGATCGCCAGCAGGCAGTTGGTGCATGACGGTAGCGAGTGCCTGCGCTGGCACATGCTCAACGCCGTCGGCGATATCAGGGCAAACGGAACGATCCTACCCAAGAAGGACGGCCCGAACAGCGAGCGCAAGATCGATGGCTTCGTGGCCGCGGTGATGGCGAACGCCATGCGCATGGGTGCCGAGGGCATCAAGGCGCGCAAGAAGTCCAAGGAAGTGGTCGACCCCTACCTCAAGCGGGGTCTGCTCGGTGCGGAGACTGTGAGCAATGGATCTCTCTGA
- a CDS encoding phage portal protein, with translation MDLSEKQGSSGSALTDIDGMSMTDMVAAFGQTWGAFSITQALQQAAFLVCCDILAQDMAKAPLQLCTRLKNGTYRVMEAKEHEAAAFLALDPNYRHTWFEFKEMMGLWGAISSNSYAVVKRAPNGDALELIPVQFGNVSSILSGRAVFYDVTAGSIQEAALLGGSFLRVPERDMIHVRSRILNGFDGYSTMMAGRKTLQTGEAIETYRDDLFSDGAEIRGVFEKELGATILPEEVFNRLRSQLKLMMNRFSRNKEPIILEGLKFSPIASNPQDAELTKQFEAQIVATGRLLRIPPQKMFHLVNVKYENLDTMEKSYIGDTMEPFLQRYEGRYDRALLSDKDRLAGLTIRHNREALLLTDYKAETERLSRMVERSVIKRNEARGKMGLSPDPDGDVYLLPSGYSLVKEDGTVVAASSKPSSDAGTTPAPDQPAQSGKTELHLVKG, from the coding sequence ATGGATCTCTCTGAGAAGCAGGGCAGCTCCGGCTCGGCGCTGACCGATATCGACGGGATGTCGATGACGGACATGGTTGCCGCGTTCGGGCAGACGTGGGGCGCCTTCTCCATCACTCAGGCGCTCCAGCAGGCAGCCTTCCTCGTCTGCTGTGACATCCTGGCCCAGGATATGGCAAAGGCCCCTCTGCAGCTCTGCACGCGGCTGAAGAATGGCACCTATCGTGTCATGGAGGCCAAGGAGCATGAGGCTGCGGCATTCCTTGCTCTGGACCCGAACTATCGGCACACATGGTTCGAGTTCAAGGAGATGATGGGCCTTTGGGGCGCGATCTCCTCGAACAGCTACGCGGTGGTGAAGCGGGCGCCCAATGGTGATGCTCTCGAGCTGATCCCGGTCCAGTTCGGCAACGTGTCCAGCATCCTTTCCGGGCGCGCGGTATTTTATGACGTCACAGCAGGAAGCATCCAGGAAGCCGCGCTGCTAGGTGGATCATTCCTCCGGGTCCCCGAACGCGACATGATCCATGTCCGGAGCCGTATCCTCAATGGCTTCGATGGCTACTCGACGATGATGGCTGGTCGGAAGACTCTTCAGACCGGCGAGGCGATCGAGACCTATCGCGACGATCTGTTTTCAGATGGTGCCGAGATCCGCGGCGTCTTCGAAAAGGAACTCGGGGCCACCATTCTGCCAGAGGAGGTGTTCAACCGCCTCCGCTCGCAGTTGAAGCTGATGATGAACCGGTTTTCCCGCAACAAGGAGCCGATCATCCTGGAGGGCTTGAAGTTCTCCCCGATTGCCAGCAATCCACAGGATGCCGAGCTGACCAAGCAGTTCGAGGCGCAGATCGTTGCAACTGGTCGCCTGCTCCGTATCCCGCCGCAGAAGATGTTCCATCTGGTCAACGTCAAGTACGAGAACCTTGACACCATGGAGAAGAGCTACATCGGCGACACCATGGAGCCGTTCCTGCAGCGCTACGAAGGCCGATACGACCGCGCATTGCTCTCCGACAAGGACCGGCTCGCAGGGCTGACCATCCGCCACAACCGGGAAGCCCTGCTGCTGACCGACTACAAGGCCGAAACCGAGCGTCTTTCCAGGATGGTTGAGCGGTCGGTGATCAAGCGGAACGAAGCGCGTGGGAAGATGGGGCTTTCCCCAGATCCTGACGGCGACGTCTATCTCCTTCCCTCCGGCTATTCCCTCGTCAAAGAGGATGGAACGGTCGTGGCGGCCAGCAGCAAGCCAAGCTCCGATGCCGGCACCACTCCCGCGCCGGATCAACCGGCTCAGTCAGGGAAGACTGAGCTCCATCTCGTGAAGGGCTGA
- a CDS encoding HK97 family phage prohead protease, which yields MPKIISPDEYREKRKDFCRSDGTVLKAVAFKAPPSWDPEKRTARFIMSTEEPDRDRDIVVQAGIDLTNFLKNPVALYRHYSEFPIGNWSALSLITAGRPKRTEGDLNFLAEEVDEDADRCARHVAAGSLKAVSIGFLPKKLRQRERDEDSNWPGYEITESELVECSLCTIPAQPGALAKMADHDAKLARLEIEEVLDSWALDPVTRLLTPRKDYEAAYKVISAKAFADLIPKAADEPPPPPATDAKEGGDQSSEAGVAAKDGGEEDGGEGCGEGDEPEMDEAGCQPKPKAEDAKSEDSLVHRIVTAITKILKPQPPEPPAPPSEADIASAKKAANETLQRLKDAGLITD from the coding sequence ATGCCGAAGATCATTTCCCCCGATGAGTACCGGGAGAAGCGGAAGGACTTTTGTCGTTCCGATGGCACGGTGCTCAAGGCGGTCGCCTTCAAGGCCCCGCCGAGCTGGGACCCAGAGAAGCGCACGGCGCGCTTCATCATGTCGACCGAGGAGCCGGATCGCGATCGCGATATCGTCGTCCAGGCCGGCATCGACCTCACCAACTTCCTGAAAAACCCTGTGGCGCTCTATCGCCACTACAGCGAGTTCCCGATCGGCAACTGGTCAGCGCTATCGCTGATCACTGCCGGCCGGCCCAAGCGTACCGAGGGCGATCTCAACTTCCTTGCCGAAGAGGTAGACGAAGACGCCGATCGGTGTGCTCGCCATGTTGCGGCCGGGTCTCTCAAGGCGGTCTCCATTGGGTTTCTACCGAAGAAGCTCCGTCAGCGAGAACGCGACGAGGATAGCAACTGGCCGGGGTATGAGATCACGGAAAGCGAGCTCGTCGAGTGCTCGCTCTGCACCATCCCAGCTCAGCCGGGCGCACTCGCCAAGATGGCGGATCACGATGCCAAGCTTGCCAGACTCGAGATCGAAGAAGTCCTCGATTCGTGGGCTCTTGACCCGGTCACTAGGCTCCTGACCCCCCGCAAGGATTACGAGGCAGCCTACAAGGTGATCTCCGCCAAGGCCTTCGCCGACCTCATCCCGAAGGCTGCGGATGAGCCTCCTCCTCCGCCGGCGACCGACGCCAAGGAGGGTGGTGACCAGTCCAGCGAGGCTGGAGTCGCTGCGAAGGACGGTGGCGAAGAGGACGGCGGCGAAGGCTGCGGTGAGGGCGATGAGCCCGAGATGGATGAGGCCGGCTGCCAGCCCAAGCCGAAGGCCGAAGATGCCAAGTCTGAGGATAGCCTCGTCCATCGCATCGTGACGGCGATCACGAAGATCCTGAAACCTCAGCCGCCGGAACCGCCGGCGCCTCCCAGCGAAGCCGATATCGCATCAGCGAAGAAGGCCGCGAACGAAACCCTCCAGCGGCTCAAGGACGCTGGCCTCATCACCGACTGA
- a CDS encoding phage major capsid protein, whose protein sequence is MIKKLRARIKELGEGLKALTTKEALELEDLKKVGEINTEIKEIEAQIKTLEEAEQTLVRTSSAPADQSIEQPNQQPAVVKDRHDFKAKIGLLAIATAMGANGKSDPLEVLRKGGYGGLADEFSASTARQKALNASSAVGGGILIPENMSEEIIEFLRPQTAFLRGNPRPVPMPNGTFTQAGGATGASASYGTELSNAAATEETFRDINMVAKELKALIPMSNQFLQFSIAGARAFVEADLRQALTETMDSNMFRGDGLQGRPLGLFNIPGIGSNAATNSTTPTVANIDSDLRKAINYLTTRNVSLQSAAWVIGRRTIGYMEDLRDGNGNFVFPTLQAANPTLKRIPVLDTTNLPENLGAGSNEGVIALIAFGNVLFGEASSLEFRASDQAAYYDAGGTMRSAFQRGETLILGLMQHDVALRHLPAVHTLTAVKYGG, encoded by the coding sequence ATGATCAAGAAGCTGCGCGCCCGGATCAAGGAGCTGGGCGAAGGTCTGAAGGCGCTTACCACGAAGGAAGCGCTCGAGCTCGAAGACCTCAAGAAGGTCGGCGAGATCAACACCGAGATCAAGGAGATCGAGGCTCAGATCAAGACCCTGGAGGAGGCCGAGCAGACCCTCGTCCGGACATCGTCTGCTCCGGCCGATCAGTCGATAGAGCAGCCCAATCAGCAGCCCGCCGTGGTCAAGGACAGGCATGACTTCAAGGCCAAGATCGGCCTTCTGGCCATTGCCACGGCGATGGGTGCCAACGGGAAATCCGACCCGCTCGAGGTTCTGCGTAAGGGCGGCTACGGCGGTCTCGCCGATGAGTTCTCCGCCAGTACCGCTCGTCAGAAGGCTCTGAATGCATCGTCGGCTGTCGGTGGTGGAATTCTCATCCCCGAGAATATGTCGGAAGAGATCATTGAGTTCCTGCGCCCCCAGACCGCGTTCCTTCGCGGCAACCCGCGTCCCGTACCGATGCCGAACGGCACCTTCACGCAGGCCGGCGGCGCCACCGGGGCTTCGGCGAGCTACGGTACCGAGCTTTCCAATGCCGCTGCGACCGAAGAGACCTTCCGCGACATCAATATGGTCGCCAAGGAGCTCAAGGCGCTGATCCCGATGTCGAACCAGTTCCTGCAGTTCTCCATTGCTGGCGCTCGCGCCTTCGTGGAGGCGGACCTGCGTCAGGCTCTGACCGAAACCATGGACTCGAATATGTTCCGTGGTGACGGCCTCCAGGGGCGACCGCTCGGCCTGTTCAACATCCCCGGCATCGGCTCCAATGCCGCGACAAACTCGACCACCCCGACTGTGGCCAACATCGATAGCGATCTCCGCAAGGCGATCAACTATCTTACCACGCGCAATGTATCGCTGCAGTCGGCGGCATGGGTGATCGGCCGCCGCACGATCGGCTACATGGAAGACCTTCGCGATGGCAACGGCAACTTCGTATTCCCGACGCTGCAGGCCGCGAACCCGACGCTGAAGCGTATCCCGGTGCTCGACACCACGAACCTGCCCGAGAACCTGGGCGCCGGTAGCAATGAAGGTGTCATCGCCCTCATCGCCTTCGGCAACGTGTTGTTCGGCGAGGCTTCCTCGCTCGAGTTCCGCGCCTCCGATCAGGCCGCCTACTACGACGCCGGCGGCACCATGCGGTCGGCATTCCAGCGCGGCGAGACCCTGATCCTCGGCCTGATGCAGCACGATGTCGCGCTGCGCCATCTGCCGGCGGTCCACACCCTCACGGCCGTCAAGTACGGCGGCTGA
- a CDS encoding phage head closure protein, translated as MRSGRNRAEVQILHMQEGTTDEYGVPATTWPVFIEANASVFIKRGGEQFKNGVSYSADTAVFTFRYEDVDGINSTMRINFDGQLYEIKSILPDLMKHESTIVDAVIYNAQQGGTP; from the coding sequence ATGCGCAGCGGACGTAACCGGGCTGAGGTGCAGATCCTGCACATGCAGGAAGGCACTACTGATGAGTACGGGGTGCCTGCGACTACCTGGCCAGTGTTCATTGAGGCCAATGCCAGTGTCTTCATCAAGCGCGGCGGCGAGCAGTTCAAGAATGGCGTCTCCTACAGCGCCGATACGGCCGTGTTCACGTTCCGCTATGAGGATGTCGACGGCATCAACAGCACGATGCGCATCAACTTCGATGGCCAGCTCTACGAGATCAAGTCCATCCTGCCGGATCTGATGAAGCATGAGAGCACCATCGTTGATGCCGTGATCTACAACGCCCAGCAAGGCGGGACGCCATGA
- a CDS encoding DUF3168 domain-containing protein: MSAITITVDVLKANAGVAALVGTKISVKDGTPTAAPSKIEVEEVNEDEGYMLSGASGFPQTRVTVSCIASSPSVARQIGKAVKAALNDFTGVIGTYWANFQKEGTEYPDSNDDLTIFRLMIDYNLDWKTNG, translated from the coding sequence ATGAGCGCCATCACCATCACAGTTGACGTTCTCAAGGCCAATGCCGGCGTCGCCGCGTTGGTTGGCACCAAGATCTCTGTCAAGGATGGCACCCCAACGGCAGCCCCATCTAAGATCGAGGTCGAGGAGGTAAACGAGGACGAGGGATACATGCTATCCGGCGCCTCTGGGTTCCCGCAGACAAGGGTGACGGTCAGTTGCATCGCATCATCGCCGTCTGTTGCCCGCCAAATCGGCAAGGCGGTCAAGGCCGCTCTGAACGATTTCACCGGTGTGATCGGGACCTATTGGGCGAACTTCCAGAAGGAAGGCACGGAGTACCCGGATAGCAACGATGACCTCACGATCTTCCGCCTGATGATCGATTACAACCTCGACTGGAAGACCAATGGCTAG
- a CDS encoding phage tail tube protein, which produces MVATQGVIAKGMSFKVGDGGTPTEVFTAIADVTSIKISGRQADEIEFTHLLSDMKEFKPGFVDPGSIALSLQFNPAIATHDSATGVESWLASGAMKNFKVVFPSTVGKTLSGVGFVKSNEISGEASGKITGECTFRLSGLTTWGDSA; this is translated from the coding sequence ATGGTTGCCACTCAGGGCGTCATCGCGAAAGGTATGAGCTTCAAGGTTGGTGATGGCGGCACCCCCACCGAAGTCTTCACGGCAATCGCCGACGTCACCAGCATCAAGATCAGCGGCCGCCAGGCCGATGAGATCGAGTTCACCCACCTTCTTTCCGATATGAAGGAGTTCAAGCCCGGTTTCGTCGACCCTGGCTCGATCGCGCTGTCGCTGCAGTTCAACCCGGCGATTGCGACCCATGACAGCGCCACCGGGGTTGAGTCGTGGCTGGCCAGCGGCGCCATGAAGAACTTCAAGGTCGTGTTCCCCTCCACCGTCGGGAAGACGCTGTCCGGTGTTGGTTTCGTGAAGTCGAACGAGATCTCCGGCGAGGCCAGCGGCAAGATTACCGGTGAGTGCACGTTCCGCCTCTCCGGCCTCACGACGTGGGGTGATTCAGCGTGA